The genomic segment TATGGTCATTATATTTTCCTTCCTAGTGAGCTGCTTAAACGTTGCGCGCTGTGTTAATCACGTTAATGTTGTCGAATCTCGTGGTTGGGCAACCATGAGAAACCGCGCTCACTTGTGAAGGCTGGCCTTTACCATCAAAGAACGAACCGCCTACTCTATAATCAGATTTACCTGCTAACTGACTACAGCTATTCCAGAATTCTTGGGTGTTAGATTGATATGCCACATCTTCAATTTGATCGACAATTTTGCCGTCTTTAATTTCATAAAATAACTGCCCACCAAATTGGAAATTATAACGTTGCTGATCGATAGAGTAAGAACCGCGACCAGCAATATAAATGCCTTTTTCAACGTCTTTAATCACATCATCAGCGGATAAGTCTTTTTCATTTGGACGAAGTGACACATTCGACATACGTTGGAACTGCACATCGCGCCAGCTTTGTGCATAACTGCAGCCGTGTGACTCTTTTTGACCAAGCATATGTACTTGGTCTCGGGTGGCTTGGTAGTTGACCAAAATACCGTCTTTGATCAAGTCCCATTCTTTGGTTTTAACACCTTCGTCATCGTATCCTACATTGCCTAAGGTGTTGGGTTGGTTTTTATCTGCATAGAGATTGACTATATCTGACCCATACTGGAAATCACCGCTTTTCCATTTGTCTAGGGTGGCAAAACTGGTACCAGCGTAGTTTGCTTCGTAGCCCAGTACGCGATCTAGCTCCAGAGGGTGTCCGACGGATTCGTGTATAGTCAGCATTAAGTGAGCTGGGTCGAGCACGAGGTCGTATTTGCCGGGCTCTACCGATTTCGCTTTTAATTTGGCTTGTAGTTGTTTACCAGCGGCTGCGGCATCTTCTACCATATCGTAGGAGTTATGGTAGCCAACGTTTGCCCCTTGAACACGCACTTTGTCTTTCTCTAAACCGTCTAAATATTCATACCCCATACCCACGGGGTTACCTAAAGCAGAGCGCTGTTTGAAGCCGTCTTCCCCTACAGCTGTGGCGGTAAAGGGGGCCCATAGGCGGTGGATATCTTGATCGATGTAGGATCCATCAGTAGAAGCGAAATATTTTTGCTCATTCACTAGGAATAAACGTGAACTGATAAAGCTCGCGCCGTTTTGCATCGCCGCATCGTTTACTGACAATAGTAAATCGACCTTGTCTTGAATAGGGACTTTCATGGCATTCTTTTTAATAGGTGTTTGCCAACTGACTTCACCCACCCCTTTCACAGGAGCGAGTTGTACCGGTGTAGTTTGAAACTTTGAATTTGCCATAGCGACGGCGACAGCTTGTTCTGCTGCTTTGGCTACGCTGTCAGGCGTCATATTTGAGGTTGATGCAAAGCCCCATGTACCGTTAGCAATAACACGTACGCCAATACCCGCAGATTCAGTATTGGTTATGCTGTCGACGCGGGTTTCACGTGTCGTCACAAATTGGTTTAAGTAACGGCCAATACGGGCATCGGCATAGGTCGCCCCTTTTGCTTTTGCGGCGTTTAATGCGATATCAGCCAACTTCTTTTTATAGGTTACATCCATGGGTTTATCGAGAAGCTGATCGGCCGAGATAGCCACTCCCGATACTGGTAGCATAAGCGTGCCCATTCCGGCACTACTTAGCTTAATAAAGTCGCGTCTTTCCATATGTTCTGTCCCCTAGGTTAGGTGTTGTTATGATTATATTTTTATGACTTTCTATGAAGTTTATTTACGCTAATGCGGTTAGGGCTCAGTGTAGAGTATTGCGCGATCCACTCAAGTCGGTGAGTCGCGCTTTTGT from the Paraglaciecola mesophila genome contains:
- a CDS encoding TldD/PmbA family protein — translated: MERRDFIKLSSAGMGTLMLPVSGVAISADQLLDKPMDVTYKKKLADIALNAAKAKGATYADARIGRYLNQFVTTRETRVDSITNTESAGIGVRVIANGTWGFASTSNMTPDSVAKAAEQAVAVAMANSKFQTTPVQLAPVKGVGEVSWQTPIKKNAMKVPIQDKVDLLLSVNDAAMQNGASFISSRLFLVNEQKYFASTDGSYIDQDIHRLWAPFTATAVGEDGFKQRSALGNPVGMGYEYLDGLEKDKVRVQGANVGYHNSYDMVEDAAAAGKQLQAKLKAKSVEPGKYDLVLDPAHLMLTIHESVGHPLELDRVLGYEANYAGTSFATLDKWKSGDFQYGSDIVNLYADKNQPNTLGNVGYDDEGVKTKEWDLIKDGILVNYQATRDQVHMLGQKESHGCSYAQSWRDVQFQRMSNVSLRPNEKDLSADDVIKDVEKGIYIAGRGSYSIDQQRYNFQFGGQLFYEIKDGKIVDQIEDVAYQSNTQEFWNSCSQLAGKSDYRVGGSFFDGKGQPSQVSAVSHGCPTTRFDNINVINTARNV